The stretch of DNA CGACACCTATTTCAACTGCCAAGAGTTGAAGATCGAGACGGACCCGTGTTTTTTTCACCCCGCCTCGGGCTTGAACAGCGTCCGTCGCCGCATGGTGGAAGCCCTGATCCAGGAACGGCGGAATCGGCTCATACGCCGAACCGTGACGCGGCAGGAGGATGGCGATACGCCTTATCCAGAGCCGTTGGCCGATTTTCGCGCCAATGTTCTCAACCGCAAAGCTGCTGAATTTTACCAGCGTCACGGAATCGCCCATCCGGCCTCAGGAGCCGAAACCGGACGGGATCTGACCGGTGAGATCGTCATGATCGCCCGCTATTGCATCCGCTATGAACTGAACCTCTGTGGAACTCAGCTGGCCCAAAGTCAATTCAAGGAACCGCTGTTTCTCGAAGACGAACAGGGCAACCGATTCAAGCTGATTTTTGACTGTCACTCCTGTCACATGCATGTCCAGTTGGAAACTCGATCACAAATCTTCTCACCTACCACTTAACAGGAAAGGATCACCGCAATGCGCAATCTGCTGTTTTTAGCCATGAGTGGGGTTATACTGTCTCTGGCCTTTCAGGCCATGGCGCAAATTTCCGGCCAATGGAAAAATCATGACACCAGACGGCCTGAACGCCCGACGGTCATCCCGGCGTTCCCCAGCACTCCGGATCAACCGGGCAAAGCGCCCTCGGATGCGCTGGTATTGTTTGACGGCAAAGACCTGTCACAGTGGGTTGATGAAAAAGGCGGACCCAGCAAATGGATCGTTCGCGACGGCTATATGGAATGCGTCAAAGGAAGCGGTTTCATCTACA from bacterium encodes:
- a CDS encoding DUF3656 domain-containing protein, coding for DTYFNCQELKIETDPCFFHPASGLNSVRRRMVEALIQERRNRLIRRTVTRQEDGDTPYPEPLADFRANVLNRKAAEFYQRHGIAHPASGAETGRDLTGEIVMIARYCIRYELNLCGTQLAQSQFKEPLFLEDEQGNRFKLIFDCHSCHMHVQLETRSQIFSPTT